The genomic segment GACTAGTAATAGTATGTTAAAATGCTAGTGCGGAGCTGCAGCGgcgttgcaaaaaaaaaaatctgtaattcCAAACGAGACGGAAGTGCATCTTTGTCAtcggtgtgtttgtttggatcCGTGTCGATGTCTTTAGAGATCCGTCCACACCACGAAGGCCAAACAGTCATGTGTCCTTTTCTTTGACTTGTTGAAATGTTATACGGTTACTTCTGTAAATGCAAAGTGCCCTGTAACAGCCAAGGCCTTAACATCCACAATGACTGTGTGCTCAATAAaccaacagtttttttttttttttttttacgccaaatcctctctctctctctctttttttttttgattcccCCCAAGTGATCACACATGCATGTTGTACATAGAATTGTTTATTATAAAAGACTGTACATTAATCAATcaacatattatatatacaaaTGAAGGGCAGAGAGGTTTCAATATTTCTACCTATGGAATTGAGccagaacatgttttttttattttttgttgttggatATACTGAAGCAAACGGGCAAAATATCAAGGCATTAGCTGCAATAATCctgaaatggtaaaaaaaaaaaaaaaaaaaaacgcatgTTAACCTTCCATTTTGATGTCAAAAGTTAGGTTATGTTAGATGTGTGTTCGAGGGccaacaggaaaaataaaaaataaaaacaaatgttatcAAGATGATTCCAAGACCTGAGTGAAACCTAATATTGACTGGCTGATTTTTTACTTGAGTTATTATGTACACCTGTGCAGCCCGGAGGATTTTACATGTTCAGAGCATTCGACATGGGTCCTCGAACCACCCAGAGCAGGTCATTGTTGCTTTGACAAGACTGAAGAGGTATTAGAGTTGTTTATTGGTCTACGTTCAATCTGAATTGTCACATGGCAGTGTCAGGCACAACTCCAGTCTTAATTAATTATCACTGCCCCACTACCTGCTGTCTTATCAGAACCGTCATCCATTATTGCCAGTTACCAATGGACcctacagattttttttttgatgtggaTTAGTATAAAGTTAACAGTGATGAGACATAATCTTAAAATGCTTGATAAGAAGCCAAAAAAACCGGAATGTGTTCTCTTGCTTCAAACAGATCGAAATGCATGAAAAAGTAAACtccatgtcattttttttttttttttttttatgattttaaaagtTCAAATACAAGGAGATGAGTCCGTGGGTAAGCCTGAAATTTACTTCTAAAAAGTTCAGTGATTTCAACAGagtaataaaaattaaaacaaaaaaagtgaatacaTTTACAACATAATGGCAATAAACTTAAGGTTACAATATATCTATTAAAATTTTTGCATGCTTTAACGCCAAGACTGATGTTCAGGAGTAATTGTATCTTTGAAATACCATACACAGTATTTAAATTTTGTATCTTATCAACAGGCCATTTGCGTTTATTTTTCGTACGAATGAGCCTTATGGAGTCGAGGAGGGCACCACTAGTGAAAACTATCATAAATCGACATTCACTGAATTTACATTACAGAGAGAAGTGGCTGCAGCTCACGTTATATACAAGTGACAATACAAACACTTCGACTGAAGGTGCTTacatgacatttgacatttttatttgttccaTCAAACCTATTGTAATAATTTCTTGTTCACAAAAAGGATTCAACACTGAATCTTTAAATCTTTGTCCAGGCAAGATGATGTCGTACATCcttcagctgtgtgaccatCGTCTTTTGAGTTCAAGCCGTGTGAGCACGTGCAGTCCGATTCTTtagaaactttattttattttatttttttacatattcCATAAATGTCCCCCAAACCGCCCATATAACaccaaaataaactaaatagatattacttttcattttatttgcaaTCAGTATGGGAAAGAAGATTCTGTCATATCAAAAGGAGATCATACAGTTACATCAATGCGTCTCAGGAGTCGGTTTGCTGCCGTCAGTCTCTGGGTGGATATGATATGACTGAATAAATACACTGTACTGATACTGCGAGGTCCCTTCAGTCGGCGTAGTGCATGATGGACTCCACGTAGTTGCCGGGGAAGAGGCCGGTGACGCCGTTGGAGACGCCTTCGAACCAGCCGTCGTCGTTCTTCTTGATGACGTAGATGATCGCCCCCTCCATGAAACTCAACTCGTCGTCTTTGTCCTTGCTGTAGTCATAGATGGCCACCACTGAAAACAGATGTTTGTTCAGTTGGAGTTGCTGCAAAATTATCTCAACCGATTCAATTTCGAAGTGATTTATCCGTCTTAAACGTGACCCCAAACCTTTCTCGACGTAGTTCTTGGGCGCCCACTGTGGATCTCCGTCAGCGTAGGGGTCGTTATATTGCACGACAGCAGCATCTTCCTCCTCGTAATCCACTGGAGGAGGCGGCGGAGGGGGAGGAGAGTCGTCAAACATGGGCAGGTCATCTGGAGGCGGAGGGGGAGGTGGAGTAGGAGTATCTGCAActgttaaacaaaaaaaaaaacaagagacttCACTTTAAGAGAGATTTTTCAAAAGGTCGCTGGTCAACATGAGGCTGGCGGTGGAGAAGACGGCGGCTGAATCATGCAGAATTAACGACGAGGCATGcgaatgagtgtgtgtgtcagatattTGAATTCATCAAGCAGGCTGCATCACTGTTAGGGCTTCTATGGATCACTTAATaggatgatgtactgtatgtttaagcCTCTTAAGAGGTTAATGTAGTTTGTGCTCCTCTTGTCGAGCTTTGAAGCTCTACGCATGCATCTTACAGAAAAAGGTAATAACACAGGATTTAAGAAATTATCTGCCTATGATTATTATGTGTAGTCATGCTATTTAGTAGGTTAGAGGtttataacagtaaaaaaataagctgaccacttttaaaaaaaataaaaataattattattttagcaCTAATTGTCTCAAAGTTTTATCCAAAGTCATCCAACTTGCTTTCTGTCCAGAAATAAATTTAAGTATTTAACAATATTGCTGGTTTTGCACCAGCAGGGGGCAGTAAAGAGTCCCATCTTCTCCAGTCCTGTTTTGAAGTGACCTTTGGCACTTTTTCTCTTAAACAATATCATTCATCTCAGCTCCGCCCCCGCTACAAgtaaattcatcattttaataacAAGCTTCAGCCAGAGACAGAATCACttgaataaaactaaataagGCTAAACGGAGCCAGTGACAGCCTCATCAATCTCAGCTTTGACGCAACAAGCTATTACTTTGCACCTTCCCCTATTTCCCTGCCAAGACAGAGATTATTCCAGCAGTTATGTATTCAACTCTACTGCTACAAGAAACTGAACTGTAACAAAACTGTGTTCAATGTTGCTGTAGAAATAAGACTTGTCTCCAGACAACAGATAAAGCTGCTTACAAGTTACATAAATGATGACAGGGGTCTAATGAGACATTCTTTGACAGTTCATTGTTGCAAGAGGGTGGTGTTATTTGTTCTCAACAAAcgagaggggggtgggggggggggaggatgAACGAGCACAATGCATGCTGGGTGGTCCGGTATATAAGGAGGGAAGTATGTCTTTAGCCTCTTCACTTACTGCTCTCCTGCATCCTGGCCACAAAGCCAGTCAGAGGTATCTGTGGAGTCAGCTGGGGCATTGGGGGCGGAGGAGGAGCGATAGACACTGAAAGccagcaaaggaaaaaaaaaaaaaaaaaaaaaaaaaaaaaaggcagagacagagagcaacacagaaaaaaaagagaaagccCATCAGTCACCAAGAATGTACAGAAGACAGCAAAGAGTGCACCCCGATCCCaagcaaacacaacactgacacagacCAAAGAAACAAACGCTGCAAGAATGTGAGCTTATAAACATCTAACAGACTAAGAAAGAGTGATGTGACACAGTGACAGATCGAGAGCTGAACTGCTTTAGTCAAATGAACCTGTCGCCTACCAGACACTTCATTAATTAGATTtgtacatttgacattttgagaaaataataatcagaTTAAGTCATTCGGCTATCTGTAGCTACAGCGTCTCCACAGATCAGACGCTAATGATGTGATTTTGAAaagttcagtgactctgattAGATATCACATGGTATCTGGGGATCACTGGGGCCAGAGGATAAACTGCAGATTATATTTGATTTCTGTCAATCAGAGAGTACCCACTGGTGGCTCTAAAAGTAGTAAATGCTACCAGTGGACACAAGGGGGCACTGTTTGCCTTGGATGTCTTTAAACCTAAACCCCAAGCAAGTCAACTGAACTCCCCTCAAGACCTGTTTGAAttcttattttacatttttcagactttttttttagatcattAGACCGATCCCGAGTCAGAGACACTGTGACTGATCAACAGTGGCAGAAAACATTAAGCCAAGTCCCTCAGTAAATGCACCTCTGGGCTGGCGATCAATTATGGAAATGAGGCATTAGAACCTCATTTACACCTGACATTAACATGCAGTCTGTATCTGGATATGGCAAATCGTATGTTAATGCATGTGCAAATGCACACTGAACGCATTATGACTGGAACGCGATCGACCACATCTGGAGGTGGTCTGGCGAGAGTCAGGTGTAAATGTACAGTGTGAAAAAATATTCTCTCAGCAAGTTGAAAGGTCAGCTAACTCTccctcttcctgctctctcaAGCTGCAAGTAGTAGCAACAGCTAGCAAGTCTTCCCTTAAAAAAACTGTgactttaaaatcaatacaaCTCTGCAAACACCACCGaaataatttgcatattgagatTCACTATACAAACAGAATCGAGATAACTCTtattaatgccaggtgtgaatgCAACATCCATATAACGAATCCAGATACCCATCACATGTTAAAGGGGATATATCGTGATTTTCTGTCACTTAGATACTGTTACAATGTTTGATGTTGATGCTCaacatggtcaaagttacaaaacttgaggtgaacgtatgtaaaaatgttcctgCCCTCttctacttccccatcaaactgacatcagattgttctCCAATTGCCCACAAAAAGGGCCGTGCGTTCTGTAGTctctgttgctaaggttgttccaccGACTGTTCGTGTCATCCGCTCGCATCTTTCGCACCGTGTTTGGGCTCAAACGTGTAcggatatatttgagaagtttatatagTCGAGTAcagaacgagaaaaagaagagaggaggaaggccTTAAAGAGACGGGAGCTAAaccagcctgtttcagacagaggctgaaacgAGAGGCTGCATACCAATATAATATACTCTTtagtcatgcaaagatattccaacATAGACCTTGGAGTGTGCATGATTATGTCCTctttaataccaggtgtaaatggggcctAGACTTTAGACAGTAGCTAGTTAAGTTTTACAGGTAAACTTCAGACCAGCTTTTACACGAGGCCAAAAACTGCGAACGCTCGTCGTTAGCGGACATCGATCTATCTGCGTTGTATCTGCTTGAGAATCCAAGGACGAGACTTTCTGCATCAATACTAAAGACATCCCCAGTTAGATAAAAAGCCTTAACCTGCACTTTCAGAGTTAAGGGAAAAGTCAATAATTCTGTCAAGAATGCAAGCTTGACCTTCAAGAAAGCACTGGCAGATATGAAATACTGTTCTGTGGCTACAAAGGTTAGCTGGCTTTAGTTTGTGACTGTGCATGATTTGGAAAAATGTGAGGTTTTGTGCTTCAGTGACAGTTCAGGATCTATAAAATCAGGCTGGGACTGGAGACAGAAGGGCCTTACTTGAGTTCTGGCTGTAGCCAGGAGTGCCTCCGTTAATATGaggctgttgttgctgctgctgtagtagttgctgctgctgctgctgtagttgttgctgctgctgcaaggAGAACTGGGAAGTGACCGACGGCGCCCGGCGGTAGGTGCCCGTGGCCGAAACCATAGAGACAGAGGAGTTGGAGGGGTTGTGCCGTGAAATCTGCCGCGAGATGGTTCCAAACTGGGACATTGGAGCGGGGCCCAGACCAGGCCCGGGGGCCACCGCTAGAAACACCCAAAGAcagggaaggaagagagagagagagagagagagaggacaggcaGGACCACAGAGGGAAGGCGGGTTAGACAGAGGAGATGGAAAAGGGGAAGAATGAGAGTCAAAAaggtggagaggagggggaaaaagCACCCAAAACATGAGTAATCTAGACTGTAAAAGATCACTTGACCTTTTTAGCCCCACACCTTCTGAAAAGACACTATCAATAACCAGCAAGAGGAAGCAAGTGAGCTAGGGAAGCAACATAGGTTGTTAATTGACAGAATGTAATTGACAGACATATTTCACGAGGataacatgaaacaaaaacagcccCGAGAGGTCATCCGAATAAATCCTGCACGTCTTGTAGTAAAAGAAATCTGGGGGAAATGATTCAGACAGCAGCAATAGTACAAGCAGATCCTTCAGGTGAAAATAACCACCTCGCACACTTTTCGAAGACataattatatactgtatgtttacctGAAGTATCACAGGGAGAGGGAAGGATGTGTCATTACACTGGTTATCTAAGAATAACCAAAGACTTCATCTATTCCGGCATCTGCATTTGAACATTAAATACTCTGGAATATGTGGAGATCAGATTCCCAGCCGATGCATTAAGAGGGTTAACAGACAGATGTGTTTTGTTCTGCTCGAGCATTTCCTGTTCACATTTCTAGATAACTAGAGTGTCTCTCAGGAGAGGCCGGTGCTTTCAGATAGGGATGGGTGGAACCAGAGGAAGTACAGATTCAGAGGAACACAAGAGCAAACAAACTTCTCCATACAGTTACCAGCAGAAGTAATTAAACTGAAAGAGCACGTTGATGTTTTTCGAGGATAAAATGTGGTGCATATTCCGAGTGATAAATGTCGTTCATCGCTTTCAAGATTACCGGAATCCGTGAGATAGAAGAAGCcgctgtacaaacacacactcgttTGTACAAATCAAACAACTGGGTGCTTTTGATTCTTGCAGAACTTGCTGTAAATCAAACCCAGTATCGCTCAGTGATTCGGAGTATGTAAATTAAACCTACAATAGGTAATACTCTGAAACTCTGATTATGTGAGATTCAGCCTCAGAAAGAAGTAGCAGCTCAGTATTTGGCACATGAATAAGCTTGATTGAAAAATTAGGAAAGTTTTACCTGGTGCAGCTTTAACCACAATCCCTTtttatggggggaaaaaaaacatatgaactCAAATGAAACTGCAAAAGAAGTCTCAAAGTCCTTCAGGTAAAttcattttatatcttttttttttttactgtacagaaATACTGCCCACATTCTGCCAGTTCAGTATCTCAGCTTGCAGgtttttcaaatttaattcTTGAATTTAGGTGTTAGAGGTTATCAGCTACTCCACTGTTAATGCAGATTGGCAATAGACATGGATTTGCAGATATCCAGCAGCTTGGGGTTGAATGTGAATTGACAATTTTAGAGATACTGCAGgaaataattaacttttttgcCTGGCCTCAGGTGATGTGAGACTTCTTTATTAGTTAACAACagatcagtaaaaaaaaaaaaaaacaaataaacatctgGAAGCAGAGTACCACCACCAAAACCACCGCTGAGGATCCGGAAATATGTCATTGAATAGAAGCAGCTCGTAGCATGTGACCTGTTGTCTATGAACAGAAGCACATGTACAACGTCTGTTCACACTGCAAGCAACACAATCGTGACATTTCCTACAGAGCTGAGTGACCAGTGAATCCTTAACAATGTCATTTAATCTCTAAAATAATAGTTCTGCCCAGTAAGTGTAAAATGGGACGATGAATTGGTTCAAACCTTTAAGTCATTTCAGCTTTTAGTCAAAATgttgaagaaaataaaaactcaaaaatgaAACTGATAGTATCTCTTTCCTAAAGCTGTGATTACTCATCAACTTAGAGTAATTTAATATATAACCAGCTTGATTCTACTGGTCAAAACGTAGCAGCTCTGTGGTGTGATGTCATGGAAACAGTGAGCTTGCATATTGCAGTGTGTACAAACAGCCCCGACACCCACAAACACCCTCATCCATCTCCGCCATGAGAAGATCACAGTGCATGTGCTGATTGTCCACCGTCCGGAGAGTAGAGGCGACCTCCTCGGCGAAGTCTCACCTGTGGGTAGTGGTGGTGCCGCTGGAGGGCCGAGCCCGGccagaggaggtggaggaggaggaggaggaggaggaggaggaggggctggGGGAGGCGGAGGGGCCCCCGGGGGAGCGGACATGGACGGGACTGAAAGGAGTATTTACATTAGTATCCATTTAATGCTGAGGCAGGGGAGCAGACTGTGTCCTCGCCTGCTTCGTGCACCTCGACACTGTTACATAACATCACATCACTTTACTCAGGAACCCTTCGGggggccccccccccccggagGAGCGTTTCGACTTTGTGAAGGCGCAGCAATGTTCTGCACACACTTCTTTGTGGTCCGGGTATGAACCgactgtttccatggtgacgAGCTCGCAGGGAGAGCCGTGGTTAGTCCTGTGCTGCTGGCCTGATCGCGGTGCTGAGGCAGAACAGCTGCTACACAAAACCTAAATCATCCTTCCTTTTTTCAGCTCAAAATCATTTGCTGAAGTTAATGCGGTGCTATGTAAAGCATGTGTACGGTGTAA from the Thunnus albacares chromosome 21, fThuAlb1.1, whole genome shotgun sequence genome contains:
- the abi1a gene encoding abl interactor 1a isoform X2; this encodes MAELQMLLEEEIPAGKRALVESYQNLTRVADYCETNYVQAQDKRKALEETKAYTTQSLASVAYQINALANNVLQLLDIQASQLRRMESSINHISQTVDIHKEKVARREIGILTTNKNTSRTHKIIAPANMERPVRYIRKPIDYTVLDDVGHGVKQHGNNQSIRGGTLSRTNPPTQKPPSPPMSGRGTLGRNTPYKTLEPVKPPTVPNDYMTSPARIGSQHGQQHSPGRTASLNQRQRTHSGSSGGSSSRENSGSSGIGIPIAVPTPSIPNSGPVPSMSAPPGAPPPPPAPPPPPPPPPPPPPLAGLGPPAAPPLPTAVAPGPGLGPAPMSQFGTISRQISRHNPSNSSVSMVSATGTYRRAPSVTSQFSLQQQQQLQQQQQQLLQQQQQQPHINGGTPGYSQNSMSIAPPPPPMPQLTPQIPLTGFVARMQESIADTPTPPPPPPPDDLPMFDDSPPPPPPPPVDYEEEDAAVVQYNDPYADGDPQWAPKNYVEKVVAIYDYSKDKDDELSFMEGAIIYVIKKNDDGWFEGVSNGVTGLFPGNYVESIMHYAD
- the abi1a gene encoding abl interactor 1a isoform X3, translating into MAELQMLLEEEIPAGKRALVESYQNLTRVADYCETNYVQAQDKRKALEETKAYTTQSLASVAYQINALANNVLQLLDIQASQLRRMESSINHISQTVDIHKEKVARREIGILTTNKNTSRTHKIIAPANMERPVRYIRKPIDYTVLDDVGHGVKHGNNQSIRGGTLSRTNPPTQKPPSPPMSGRGTLGRNTPYKTLEPVKPPTVPNDYMTSPARIGSQHGQQHSPGRTASLNQRQRTHSGSSGGSSSRENSGSSGIGIPIAVPTPSIPNSGPVPSMSAPPGAPPPPPAPPPPPPPPPPPPPLAGLGPPAAPPLPTAVAPGPGLGPAPMSQFGTISRQISRHNPSNSSVSMVSATGTYRRAPSVTSQFSLQQQQQLQQQQQQLLQQQQQQPHINGGTPGYSQNSMSIAPPPPPMPQLTPQIPLTGFVARMQESIADTPTPPPPPPPDDLPMFDDSPPPPPPPPVDYEEEDAAVVQYNDPYADGDPQWAPKNYVEKVVAIYDYSKDKDDELSFMEGAIIYVIKKNDDGWFEGVSNGVTGLFPGNYVESIMHYAD
- the abi1a gene encoding abl interactor 1a isoform X1, with translation MAELQMLLEEEIPAGKRALVESYQNLTRVADYCETNYVQAQDKRKALEETKAYTTQSLASVAYQINALANNVLQLLDIQASQLRRMESSINHISQTVDIHKEKVARREIGILTTNKNTSRTHKIIAPANMERPVRYIRKPIDYTVLDDVGHGVKWLKAKQHGNNQSIRGGTLSRTNPPTQKPPSPPMSGRGTLGRNTPYKTLEPVKPPTVPNDYMTSPARIGSQHGQQHSPGRTASLNQRQRTHSGSSGGSSSRENSGSSGIGIPIAVPTPSIPNSGPVPSMSAPPGAPPPPPAPPPPPPPPPPPPPLAGLGPPAAPPLPTAVAPGPGLGPAPMSQFGTISRQISRHNPSNSSVSMVSATGTYRRAPSVTSQFSLQQQQQLQQQQQQLLQQQQQQPHINGGTPGYSQNSMSIAPPPPPMPQLTPQIPLTGFVARMQESIADTPTPPPPPPPDDLPMFDDSPPPPPPPPVDYEEEDAAVVQYNDPYADGDPQWAPKNYVEKVVAIYDYSKDKDDELSFMEGAIIYVIKKNDDGWFEGVSNGVTGLFPGNYVESIMHYAD